A portion of the Candidatus Pristimantibacillus lignocellulolyticus genome contains these proteins:
- a CDS encoding YqzM family protein translates to MENVRDPRQHINEEPRDDLKDVMVGFGGMLGFMVVVFAAAVIVKFLIS, encoded by the coding sequence ATGGAAAACGTACGCGATCCACGTCAGCATATTAACGAAGAACCACGTGACGATCTTAAAGATGTTATGGTTGGTTTCGGCGGCATGCTTGGCTTCATGGTCGTTGTGTTCGCTGCTGCAGTAATTGTGAAATTTTTGATTTCATAA
- a CDS encoding YezD family protein encodes MAKPLQVDEVWQARIAEQINGLQFGQVLVTVHDGQIVQIDRTERTRYQLTSNKDSNFEDRTVTFPNKQDSDKKSRNSKSQ; translated from the coding sequence ATGGCGAAGCCTTTACAAGTTGATGAAGTTTGGCAAGCGCGTATTGCCGAACAAATAAATGGATTACAATTTGGGCAAGTACTGGTAACTGTTCATGATGGTCAAATCGTTCAAATTGATCGTACTGAGAGAACTAGATATCAACTTACTTCTAATAAAGATAGTAACTTTGAAGATCGTACCGTTACTTTTCCTAACAAACAAGATAGTGATAAAAAATCAAGAAATTCCAAATCGCAATAA
- the cysW gene encoding sulfate ABC transporter permease subunit CysW, with translation MAGVVNYHSSPHKIVREKHINEATWVRWSLIGIAVLFIVIMIVLPLALVIVEALQKGFSVYLDAITHSDAFAALKLTLITALIAVPLNTVFGVLVAWAISKFKFRGKQILLTLIDLPFAVSPVIAGLVFVLMFGAQGYFGPWLAERDINIIFAVPGIIIATLFITVPFVAREIIPLMQQQGIGEEEAAISLGAKGFKVFWYVTLPNIKWGLLYGIILCNARAMGEFGAVSVVSGHIRGRTNTLPLHVEILYNEYQFSAAFAIASLLMLLAIFTLIVKAIVEWKEGLQSKRESID, from the coding sequence ATGGCTGGAGTAGTAAACTACCACAGCTCCCCCCACAAAATTGTGCGAGAGAAGCATATCAATGAAGCGACCTGGGTACGTTGGAGCTTAATTGGCATAGCAGTATTGTTCATCGTCATTATGATCGTATTACCTCTTGCACTCGTCATCGTAGAGGCACTGCAAAAGGGATTCTCGGTCTATCTTGATGCGATAACCCATTCGGACGCATTTGCAGCCTTGAAGTTAACGCTAATAACGGCATTAATAGCTGTACCACTTAATACAGTGTTTGGTGTACTCGTAGCTTGGGCAATCTCTAAGTTTAAATTTCGTGGTAAGCAAATATTATTAACGTTGATCGATCTACCATTTGCCGTATCGCCTGTTATTGCAGGACTTGTGTTCGTTCTTATGTTTGGAGCACAAGGATATTTTGGACCATGGTTAGCAGAACGTGACATTAACATAATTTTCGCAGTTCCAGGTATTATCATTGCTACGCTATTCATCACCGTTCCATTTGTAGCAAGGGAAATAATTCCACTTATGCAACAACAGGGGATTGGTGAAGAAGAGGCTGCGATTAGTCTTGGTGCAAAGGGTTTTAAAGTATTTTGGTATGTAACATTACCAAATATTAAATGGGGTTTGTTATACGGAATTATTCTATGTAATGCTAGGGCGATGGGCGAGTTTGGAGCTGTATCTGTCGTATCAGGACATATTCGCGGCAGAACCAATACGTTACCTCTGCATGTTGAAATATTGTACAATGAATATCAATTTTCAGCAGCGTTTGCCATAGCATCGTTGCTAATGTTACTAGCGATATTTACTTTAATCGTGAAGGCAATCGTAGAGTGGAAAGAAGGACTTCAGTCGAAGCGGGAAAGTATAGACTAG
- the cysT gene encoding sulfate ABC transporter permease subunit CysT, with product MSLANLKRKRSTSRTIIPGFRLTLGISMFYLSIIVFIPLAIIFLKSFELTFEEFWAAVTNARVLASYRVSFVTALCAALINTFFGLIVAWVLVRYQFPGKKIIDALVDIPFALPTAVAGIALTAIYAKNGWIGSFLEPLGIKVAYAPLGIIVALTFIGIPFVVRTVQPVIEDLEKDMEEAAVMLGAYRLRTFFRIILPTLFPALLTGFTLAFARGIGEYGSVVFISGNMPLKTEISPLLIMTKLEQYDYAGATAIAAVMLVVSFILLFAINLLQWRMNRRMTSNS from the coding sequence ATGTCATTAGCTAACCTTAAGCGCAAACGCTCAACATCCAGAACGATCATTCCAGGCTTTAGACTAACACTTGGGATTTCAATGTTCTACTTGAGCATTATTGTATTTATCCCACTCGCTATTATTTTCCTAAAGTCGTTCGAGCTTACTTTTGAGGAGTTTTGGGCTGCTGTTACGAATGCACGCGTGCTTGCCTCTTATCGTGTTAGTTTCGTTACAGCACTGTGCGCAGCATTAATTAATACTTTTTTTGGATTAATCGTAGCTTGGGTGTTGGTGAGGTATCAATTTCCAGGTAAGAAGATTATAGATGCACTTGTTGATATTCCATTCGCATTACCTACTGCAGTTGCAGGAATTGCCTTGACTGCGATTTATGCGAAAAATGGCTGGATTGGTTCGTTCTTAGAGCCACTAGGCATAAAGGTAGCATATGCTCCTCTTGGTATTATCGTTGCATTAACATTTATCGGTATCCCATTTGTCGTTAGAACGGTGCAACCTGTTATTGAAGATTTGGAGAAAGATATGGAGGAGGCAGCGGTTATGCTTGGTGCATATCGCCTCCGTACCTTCTTCCGAATTATATTACCGACATTATTCCCTGCCTTATTAACTGGCTTCACATTAGCGTTCGCCAGAGGAATAGGTGAATATGGCTCCGTCGTATTTATTAGCGGTAATATGCCTTTGAAAACAGAAATTTCACCGCTGTTAATTATGACAAAGCTTGAGCAATATGACTACGCAGGAGCAACTGCAATAGCGGCTGTGATGCTAGTCGTCTCGTTCATATTATTGTTCGCCATCAATCTATTGCAATGGAGAATGAACCGTAGAATGACTTCGAACTCTTAG
- a CDS encoding sulfate ABC transporter substrate-binding protein encodes MNIKSITHLSKIIVLALLISVLGACGATNNSQPANGKGQQTEKPANNTATPDTTETVVKKDPVKLLNVSYDPTRELYVDFNEAFAKYWLETANQEVTIEQSHGGSGKQGRAVVDGLEADVVTLALGYDIDAIVDAGLIESDWQTQFERNSSPYTSTIVFLVRKGNPKNILDWNDLIKDDVEVITPNPKTSGGARWNYLAAWGYALKQNNNSEEAAVQYVTELFKHVPVLDTGARGSTTTFVEREIGDVLLAWENEAYLSINELGPDKFDIVYPSLSILAEPPVAIVDKVVDKRGTREVTEAYLQYLYTPEGQKIAGDNYYRPTDPEVAAQFKDQFPELELLEIDKDFGGWKEAQTKHFADGGVFDQIYTPGS; translated from the coding sequence ATGAACATTAAGTCAATTACTCATCTATCAAAAATTATCGTATTAGCATTGCTAATTAGTGTATTAGGAGCTTGCGGAGCAACTAACAATTCACAGCCAGCTAATGGAAAAGGTCAACAGACAGAGAAACCTGCTAACAATACAGCAACACCAGATACTACAGAAACAGTAGTCAAAAAAGATCCTGTTAAATTATTGAACGTATCATATGACCCTACTCGTGAGCTATATGTCGATTTCAATGAAGCATTCGCGAAGTATTGGTTAGAAACAGCTAATCAAGAAGTAACAATTGAACAGTCACATGGTGGCTCTGGAAAGCAAGGTCGTGCAGTTGTGGATGGTCTTGAAGCAGATGTCGTTACATTGGCACTTGGTTACGATATCGATGCAATTGTAGACGCAGGACTAATTGAAAGTGATTGGCAAACACAATTTGAACGTAACAGTTCCCCTTATACTTCAACAATCGTGTTTCTAGTTCGCAAAGGTAACCCGAAAAACATTTTGGATTGGAATGATCTAATCAAGGATGATGTAGAAGTTATTACACCGAATCCGAAAACTTCAGGTGGAGCTCGTTGGAACTATTTGGCGGCTTGGGGTTATGCACTTAAACAGAATAACAATAGTGAGGAAGCAGCAGTTCAATATGTAACAGAGCTATTCAAGCATGTTCCGGTATTAGATACAGGAGCTCGTGGTTCAACGACAACTTTTGTAGAACGTGAAATTGGTGATGTGCTACTAGCATGGGAAAATGAAGCGTATTTATCTATCAACGAATTAGGTCCTGATAAATTCGATATTGTATATCCATCACTAAGTATATTAGCTGAACCACCAGTTGCAATTGTCGATAAAGTAGTCGACAAACGTGGTACACGTGAAGTTACAGAAGCTTACTTGCAATACTTGTACACTCCTGAAGGACAAAAAATTGCAGGGGATAACTATTACCGCCCTACCGATCCAGAAGTAGCAGCACAGTTCAAAGATCAATTCCCTGAGCTAGAATTATTAGAAATTGATAAAGACTTTGGCGGCTGGAAAGAAGCGCAAACGAAACACTTCGCTGATGGAGGAGTGTTCGATCAAATCTATACACCAGGTAGCTAA